One Brassica oleracea var. oleracea cultivar TO1000 chromosome C7, BOL, whole genome shotgun sequence genomic window carries:
- the LOC106303420 gene encoding uncharacterized protein LOC106303420: MGIYRRGGCYRILTAFTAVRLRLLNTYYYIAPTRPSEAAQTSRTWTCLPPSGINSDIFSWVCWNLWTTRNKLLFESRPTSAQATTTKSLVNAREWLQAQDPTKSPQKNTQIQARPPSIPVGTVTCYTDAAWKKESLTAGLAWIFDSASSLTRSDGCQYQTWVSSALMAEGLAIRATPRHHQNLDPFRLSFAHQSHKLG; this comes from the exons ATGGGAATCTACAGAAGAGGGGGATGTTACAGAATACTAACTGCGTTCACTGCGGTCAGACTGAGACTACTGAACACCTATTACTACATTGCCCCTACGCGGCCCAG TGAAGCTGCTCAGACATCAAGGACATGGACCTGCTTGCCGCCGAGTGGTATAAACAGCGACATCTTCTCTTGGGTGTGTTGGAATCTATGGACCACTCGGAACAAACTTCTGTTTGAGTCAAGACCAACCTCTGCACAAGCCACGACCACTAAATCCCTTGTGAATGCTCGTGAATGGCTACAGGCTCAGGACCCCACCAAATCTCCACAGAAGAATACTCAGATCCAAGCAAGACCGCCATCGATCCCTGTCGGGACAGTAACTTGTTACACCGACGCCGCTTGGAAAAAGGAATCTCTCACCGCCGGTCTGGCCTGGATCTTCGACTCAGCTTCATCACTCACCCGATCAGATGGTTGTCAATACCAAACTTGGGTCTCATCAGCGCTTATGGCTGAAGGGTTGGCTATTCGGGCAACACCTCGGCATCACCAAAATCTGGATCCGTTCAGACTCTCTTTCGCTCATCAGAGCCATAAACTCGGTTAA
- the LOC106304478 gene encoding uncharacterized protein LOC106304478: MEASIRKRDLYTEIEQNAQVAAKRLWKVVRIVFCVLKTGTVRNKLMLDLNLMLERGNKAITNLRRRRSSFTGGADVTSSARVRDYEFSCSNTPANDPFAYMCKRKRRVHGGMDKEDAVTEAVKKVFELLGENDTNAAAMVGVAAGESPLMAFPGVRVTDSPFPLDDGGDHDHLVDKAAEEFIKKFYKNLKLQKKMGNALESPYHDGWVR; the protein is encoded by the coding sequence ATGGAAGCTTCTATCCGAAAGAGAGACTTATACACAGAAATAGAACAAAACGCTCAAGTCGCAGCCAAAAGACTTTGGAAAGTCGTGCGGATCGTCTTCTGCGTTTTGAAAACCGGTACGGTCAGAAACAAGCTCATGCTTGACTTAAACCTAATGCTCGAGAGAGGGAACAAAGCCATCACTAACCTCCGCCGCCGACGTTCTAGCTTCACTGGCGGCGCTGACGTTACCTCATCCGCACGCGTCCGTGACTACGAGTTCAGCTGCAGCAACACCCCAGCGAATGACCCTTTTGCCTATATGTGCAAACGCAAACGCCGCGTCCACGGCGGTATGGACAAGGAAGACGCTGTAACAGAAGCGGTTAAGAAGGTTTTTGAGTTGTTAGGGGAGAATGACACGAATGCGGCGGCCATGGTGGGGGTAGCGGCTGGAGAGTCTCCATTGATGGCGTTTCCAGGGGTGAGAGTGACCGATTCGCCGTTTCCATTAGACGACGGAGGAGACCATGATCACTTGGTGGATAAAGCGGCGGAGGAGTTTATAAAGAAGTTTTATAAGAACCTTAAGTTGCAAAAGAAGATGGGGAACGCGTTAGAGTCGCCGTACCACGACGGTTGGGTTAGGTGA
- the LOC106303970 gene encoding uncharacterized protein LOC106303970 isoform X2 yields the protein MEKGIKRQRVLLEHLRPSSSHSFKGSLSVLLLAWLGTVLRTRGPLSMEMMLSLSRHIGLHFASPNVATSRILFLMITLQVQMWHRHQTKRVKDIFCPHVWRSTMGFCSESVRFE from the exons ATGGAGAAAGGAATCAAGAGACAACGAGTTCTTCTTGAACATCTCCGTCCTTCTTCCTCACACAGTTTCAAAGGCTCTCTCTCTGT GCTTCTGCTTGCTTGGCTTGGGACAGTGCTGCGTACCAGAGGACCTCTCTCTATGGAGATGATGTTGTCATTGTCGC GGCACATAGGACTGCACTTTGCAAGTCCAAACGTGGCAACTTCAAGGATACTTTTCCTGATGATCACTTTGCAAGTCCAAATGTGGCACCGTCATCAGACCAAGAGAGTGAAAGACATTTTTTGTCCACATGTTTGGAGATCGACGATGGGATTTTGTAGCGAAAGTGTCAG